DNA from Pseudomonas putida:
GCGTGATCAACAACAGCACCAACCATTGCCGGGTCGATTCGCGGAACTTGAAGGCAATGGTATAGGCGCACGGAAAGGCTACGGCACTGATCAGCACACTGGCCCCCGCCGCCATCGCCCAGGTGTGCAAGTAGGCATCCCAGAAGTACTCGCGGCTGAACAGGTACTTCCAGTTCAGCCACTCGAACGCAGGGACCATGCGAAAGTTGCGCACCAGCCAAAAACTGATGGTCAGGAGAAACAGCAAGGGCGCTACAAAAAACAGTAACTGCCAGACCAGTATCGGCAGCGACAGGATCAGCCCATACCCCGGTAAGCGCCAGGTGCGCTTGCCGAGCTGCCCACGCGTGCGTGCAGGCTCCTCACTGGCGGGTAGTGGGGGCGATAGCTTGTTCGAAATCATTACGCCGCTCCTGTGTTGGCGCCATCAAGCGCCCTTGTACTGCGACCAGAAGTCGTTCCAGTCCTCCAGGCTCTGCTGCACGGGGAGCGCGCGATACTGAATACGCCCCTCGCGGATGTCGTCCATGACATTGCGCTGGCCTAGTACCATGCCTTGGCGTCTGGCTTCGGCAAGGTCGGTCTTGTTCAGCAACTCCCAGCCGCGCTTATTGGGAATCAGCGCCGGGTAAGCCTCCATCTTCGCCGACTTCACCTGGCCTTCAGGGGAGGTGATGTATTGAATGAACTTCTTCGCAAGTTCCGGGCTGCGGGCTTTCTTGGCGATGCAATACGACTCGGTCCATTGCAGGCCGCCCTCCTCGGGTATCACTGTTTTTACCGGTGCCCCGGCACGCTGCAAGACCCCGGTAATCCAGTCGCCAATGCCACACATCGCGTGGATCTGGCCGTTTTTCAGGGAGGAGAAGGTACCGCCATAATCGAAGAACCCGGCCACTTGTCCGCGTAGGCTCATGGTTTTGTCCTGGAGCCTCTTCCAGTGCGCCGCGTCGATGTCGTAGGGCAGCCTGTTGCCATTGAGCAAACTGATCTGCCCCAGGTTTGGCAGGTGCCAGTCGAAGTGGCCGACCTTGCCCTTGAGGCTATCGTCCCAGAACACCTGGTAGCTTTTCGCCTTGGACTCCGGCAGCAACTGGGTATTGAAGGCGATACCGAGAAAGCCGAAGCGGACCATGACCGAATACAGTTCATCGCCCTGCCAGTGCCCTGGAAAGTGCTGAAACTCTGGGTAGAAGTCATCGAAGGGATAATCGGCAGGGTCCAGTCGCTCGATATAGTTGGCGGCGTTGAGTTGTTGCACATACTCGGCATCCGACAGGATCAGGTCGAAGGTGCCCGGTGGTGACTGCGAAATGAGCCCCAGCATGTTATCGCCGCCGGTGTAGTACTTGGCCCGCACCTTGACCCCATGCTCGCGCTCGAAATCCGCGACGATGTCGGGCGCGGCGTGGCCTGCCCACGCCAGTATCACCAGTTCTTTTTCGGCTGCGCCAAAGGTTCTGTTCGGAAGTACCCCGGAGAGCGCTGCCACACCGGCCAAAATGCTGCTGTTCTTGATGAATGTACGGCGTGAAAAATCGGCGCGACGCGTCATGAAGATACCCTCGGTAATCAAAAGTGCCTTGGCTCAGCCGCGCTTTCGCCT
Protein-coding regions in this window:
- a CDS encoding polyamine ABC transporter substrate-binding protein; translation: MTRRADFSRRTFIKNSSILAGVAALSGVLPNRTFGAAEKELVILAWAGHAAPDIVADFEREHGVKVRAKYYTGGDNMLGLISQSPPGTFDLILSDAEYVQQLNAANYIERLDPADYPFDDFYPEFQHFPGHWQGDELYSVMVRFGFLGIAFNTQLLPESKAKSYQVFWDDSLKGKVGHFDWHLPNLGQISLLNGNRLPYDIDAAHWKRLQDKTMSLRGQVAGFFDYGGTFSSLKNGQIHAMCGIGDWITGVLQRAGAPVKTVIPEEGGLQWTESYCIAKKARSPELAKKFIQYITSPEGQVKSAKMEAYPALIPNKRGWELLNKTDLAEARRQGMVLGQRNVMDDIREGRIQYRALPVQQSLEDWNDFWSQYKGA